In one window of Nakamurella alba DNA:
- a CDS encoding ABC transporter substrate-binding protein, which translates to MFKKKFAIVAAAALALTLAACGSNSSSGSSSTPAAAGTSTAAAPTSADASTTAGGDSTAPSSPAEGGGELPPVDPAQLDGAVIGFAQVGSESGWRSANTDDIKATAEKYNVDLQFTSAEGDQAKQIASIKTFITQGVDLIAFSPVVETGWDSVLEEAKTAGIPVILTDRAVDSDPSLYKTFIGSDFIKEGEKAATWAKDEFADASEVNMVVLEGTTGSAPANDRKTGWENVLGADAKFKTLASQTGDFTRDGGKKVMEGFLAKYPDIDLVYAHNDDMGLGAIEAIEAAGKVPGKDIKIVTVDAVKAGMEALAAGKINYIVECSPLLGEQLFAASSAVLAGQEIPARIITIEGEFDQEQAKAALPDRKY; encoded by the coding sequence GTGTTCAAGAAGAAGTTCGCGATCGTCGCCGCGGCGGCCCTCGCGCTGACCCTGGCGGCCTGCGGCAGCAACAGCAGCTCCGGCTCGTCGTCCACCCCGGCCGCCGCCGGCACCAGCACGGCGGCAGCGCCCACCTCGGCAGATGCGTCCACCACCGCGGGTGGGGACTCCACGGCGCCGAGTTCCCCGGCCGAGGGTGGCGGCGAACTGCCGCCGGTCGACCCGGCCCAGTTGGACGGGGCCGTCATCGGGTTCGCCCAGGTCGGATCCGAGAGCGGTTGGCGCAGCGCCAATACCGACGACATCAAGGCCACCGCCGAGAAGTACAACGTGGACCTGCAGTTCACCTCGGCCGAGGGCGACCAGGCCAAGCAGATCGCGTCGATCAAGACCTTCATCACCCAGGGCGTCGACCTGATCGCCTTCTCCCCGGTGGTCGAGACCGGTTGGGACTCCGTGCTCGAGGAGGCGAAGACCGCCGGCATCCCGGTGATCCTCACGGACCGCGCCGTCGACTCCGACCCGAGCCTGTACAAGACCTTCATCGGCTCCGACTTCATCAAGGAGGGCGAGAAGGCCGCGACCTGGGCCAAGGACGAGTTCGCCGATGCCTCCGAGGTGAACATGGTGGTGCTCGAGGGCACCACCGGTTCCGCGCCGGCCAACGACCGGAAGACCGGCTGGGAGAACGTTCTCGGTGCGGATGCGAAGTTCAAGACGCTGGCCTCGCAGACAGGTGACTTCACCCGGGACGGTGGCAAGAAGGTCATGGAGGGTTTCCTGGCGAAGTACCCGGACATCGATCTGGTCTACGCGCACAACGACGACATGGGTCTCGGTGCGATCGAGGCGATCGAGGCCGCCGGCAAGGTGCCCGGCAAGGACATCAAGATCGTCACGGTGGACGCGGTGAAAGCGGGCATGGAGGCCCTGGCCGCCGGCAAGATCAACTACATCGTGGAGTGCTCGCCGCTGCTCGGTGAGCAGCTGTTCGCCGCCTCCAGCGCGGTGCTGGCCGGCCAGGAGATCCCGGCCCGGATCATCACGATCGAGGGCGAGTTCGACCAGGAGCAGGCCAAGGCAGCGCTCCCGGACCGCAAGTACTGA